The following proteins come from a genomic window of Sorghum bicolor cultivar BTx623 chromosome 3, Sorghum_bicolor_NCBIv3, whole genome shotgun sequence:
- the LOC8062152 gene encoding uncharacterized protein LOC8062152, protein MPRRGKSSKPSYGRTTGSPYIHKPLPSGVPVPMCFCGDPCKVEISEDEETYRQRYWMCSNFAWEPTPKQRRSNFITPPPLCDFEQWIDTEVKESDKRLLQGLKEWDAERAEILEKRRREEAQKREHKEEEERRRVAAAREEREKKLERVRRAKAAIDENPDVQRKGKWPRCTQ, encoded by the exons ATGCCACGTCGTGGAAAAAGTAGCAAACCAAG CTATGGCCGGACGACCGGTAGTCCGTACATCCACAAGCCGCTTCCTAGCGGTGTTCCAGTACCTATGTGCTTTTGTGGTGATCCTTGCAAGGTAGAAATTTCGGAAGACGAGGAAACCTATCGGCAGAGGTATTGGATGTGTTCGAATTTTGCCTGGGAGCCTACGCCAAAACAACGCCGCAGTAACTTTATT ACCCCTCCACCATTGTGTGATTTTGAGCAGTGGATCGACACTGAGGTTAAGGAGTCCGACAAGCGGCTTCTACAAGGCCTAAAGGAGTGGGATGCAGAGCGTGCAGAGATATTAGAGAAGAGACGTAGAGAGGAGGCTCAAAAGAGGGAGcacaaggaagaggaggaaagaAGACGTGTTGCTGCGGCTCGGGAGGAGAGGGAAAAGAAGCTTGAGCGTGTGCGCCGAGCGAAGGCAGCTATTGATGAGAATCCAGATGTCCAGAGGAAGGGAAAGTGGCCTCGTTGCACTCAGTAG